In Nonomuraea sp. NBC_00507, the following are encoded in one genomic region:
- a CDS encoding hemerythrin domain-containing protein, whose product MEHQTTEGPRLHGPGLTDVRMMQVAHSSFRRELGLSPAAVRAVAGGDHRRTSIVAAHATLFLSLLHHHHSVEDDLLWDVLLARVPGELAPLVHVMQSQHEQVAALLEQAHEALGTWRRTASASDGEALAGILSSMCAALFEHLHAEETHLLPIMARHITAEEWEEFTARGMSSIPKRLMFLGFGMMLYEGDPEVIGIEMGKLPAPLRRLLPLLGRRSFRRYARRVHGTPTPPRGIGAVA is encoded by the coding sequence ATGGAACACCAGACCACCGAAGGGCCGCGGCTCCACGGGCCGGGGCTGACCGACGTGCGTATGATGCAGGTCGCGCACTCCAGTTTCCGCCGTGAGCTGGGCCTGTCCCCGGCGGCGGTACGCGCCGTCGCCGGGGGAGACCACCGCCGGACTTCGATCGTGGCAGCCCACGCCACCCTGTTTCTGTCGCTGCTGCACCACCACCACAGCGTCGAGGACGATCTGCTGTGGGATGTGTTGCTCGCCCGGGTTCCCGGTGAGCTTGCCCCGCTGGTGCACGTGATGCAGAGCCAGCACGAGCAGGTGGCGGCGCTCTTGGAGCAGGCGCACGAGGCGCTCGGCACCTGGCGCCGAACCGCGTCGGCTTCGGACGGCGAAGCGCTGGCCGGAATCCTGTCCAGCATGTGCGCGGCGCTGTTCGAGCATCTGCATGCCGAGGAGACCCATCTGCTGCCCATCATGGCCCGGCACATCACGGCCGAGGAGTGGGAGGAGTTCACCGCCCGGGGCATGTCCTCGATTCCCAAGCGGCTCATGTTCCTGGGCTTCGGGATGATGCTCTACGAGGGGGATCCCGAGGTGATCGGGATCGAGATGGGCAAGCTTCCCGCGCCGCTGCGCCGGCTGCTGCCGTTGCTCGGCCGCCGCTCGTTCCGGCGCTACGCGCGCCGCGTCCACGGCACCCCCACACCCCCGCGC